From Nitrobacter sp. NHB1, a single genomic window includes:
- a CDS encoding RidA family protein produces the protein MPGKLEKQHFQYAEWSKTSFSEVVSVKGPGKLLFLSGIGAEDTGDAPGVIHHHGDVYQQTRLAYKKAATVLARHGATLADVVKISAYLLDVREAPNYHRARAEAFKDVAGLPAHTFLFINNLAWPGMLVEVDLTAVVAES, from the coding sequence ATGCCCGGCAAGCTGGAAAAGCAGCATTTTCAATATGCGGAATGGTCGAAAACCTCGTTTTCCGAGGTCGTCAGCGTCAAGGGACCGGGGAAGCTGCTGTTCCTGTCGGGAATCGGCGCCGAGGACACGGGCGACGCGCCGGGTGTGATCCACCATCACGGCGACGTCTACCAGCAGACGCGGCTGGCCTACAAGAAAGCGGCGACGGTGCTTGCCAGGCATGGCGCGACGCTTGCCGACGTGGTCAAGATCAGCGCCTACCTGCTCGACGTGCGCGAGGCGCCAAACTATCACCGCGCCCGCGCCGAGGCGTTCAAGGATGTGGCCGGCCTGCCAGCACACACGTTCCTGTTCATCAACAATCTGGCGTGGCCCGGCATGTTGGTCGAGGTCGATCTCACCGCGGTTGTGGCCGAGAGCTAG